A segment of the Micromonospora sediminicola genome:
GCAGCACCGCCGGTTCGGTGGTCACGAAGACGACCGGCCGGGGGTCCGCGCCCCGGGCGGCGGCGACCCGGGTGCCGGCCGGCACCCGGACCGCGCCGCGGTCCGCGCCGGTGCGGGTGAAGCGCACGTCCGCCCAGGCCGCCGCCGGTGGGTGCCGGCTCACGCCGAGCAGGTTCAGGAACGCCACGTACGCCTTCTCCGGCAACTGGTTCAGCCGGTAGATCATCACCTCGGTCAGGTAGGCGAACGCCTCCAGCAGCGCCACGCCCGGGTCGTGCGCGGACAGGTCGGTCCAGTCCGGGCAGGACCGGCGGATCCGTTCCCGGGCCTCGGTGACCAGGTCGAGGAAGGCGCGGTCGTCCAGGTGCGGCACCGGCAGCGTCATGGCGTGCCCTCCTCGTCAGGGGTGTCGCCGGGTTGCTCGTCGGCGGGGAGCAGGTCCACGGAGAACACGAGCTGGCCGGGGGAGAGGCTGGCCCGCACCCGGTAGTCCAGCCGGATCACCAGGCGCCACGGGTCGTCCGGGTCCGGTCCGGCGTCCACGTCGAGCACCTCCACCCGGGGCTCCCACCGCCGGATCGCCTGCCGCACGTAGTGGATGGCCAGCCCGGCGGTGGTGTCGTCGTTCGGCGCGAAGACCAGGCGGTGCAGCCGGGAGCCGTAGCCGGGACGCATCAGCCGCTCGCCGGGTGTGGTGGACAGCAGCAGGTACAGCGCCTGGCGTACCGTCTCGTCGCCCTCGGTCATGGCGAGGCCGCCGGCGGCGGTCAGCGCCAGGCCGCCGGCGCGACCCGCGTCGAAGCCGGCGCCGACGAAGCGGAAGGCCCTCATGCGTCCGCCCCCAGGAACGCCTGCCGCGGGTCGCGGACCTGGTGGTGCACGGTGCCCGGCGGGGTGCCGTCGGTGAGGCCGTCCAGGTGCGACAGCACCACCGGCTGGCGGTCCACCCGCAGCCAGGTGCTGTATCCCTTGGTGACGGTCTTGGTGTGCAGGCACGGTTTGATCGTCGGGCCGTAGTTCGGGCAGGCGGTGATGTCGCGCTCCTCCGGGTCGGGTCGCACCAGCACCGGGACACCCCGCACGGTGACCCAGTGCTGCGACGGGCGGTTCGCCACCCGCCCGTCGTGTCCGCAGGTGATCAGCGAGTCGCGGTGGATCCAGCGCATCAGCCACCTCCGTGGGCGCGGGCGAGCGTACGGGCCTGGGCGGCGGCGGTCTCGGCGTCCTCCGCCGTCGGGGCGTGCAGGAAGTCCACGGTGCGGGCGCGCACCACCATGGCCCGTCCGGGCGCGGAGAGCACCAGGTCCCCGGCGGCGTGCACCGTGGTCAGCTCGGGGCGCAGCTCGACGAAGCTGCCGGCGTCGGTGGCCAGCCGCAGCGTGCGCCCGTCGTCGTCGATCACGATCGACTGGCCGGTACCGGTCCGCATCGACCAGCGGCGGGACCGCCCGGAGACGATCCCCGTGTCGTACGGCTCGATCGCGCCGAACAGCGAGCCGAGCACCACGCCCGAGGCCGGCTCGCCCCCGGGCAGGGCCACCAGCACGGTGTCCTCCGGGTCGGGCAGCGCGACGATCCCCTTGCCCCGGCCCGCGCCCGGGCAGAGCACGGCGAGCCAGCCGGCGTCCAGGTCCCCGTACGCGGGCAGCGTCACCCGGGCCCGGCCCAGCCCGTCCGGGTCGTCCACGTCGGTGACCGTGCCGAGGGTGACCGTGGCCGGGGGCGGCGCGGCGGCCGAGGACGGGTCGGGCGGGACGGTGGAGAACCGGGTCAGGTGTCCGTCCGCGTCCACGGTGTGCACCACCTCGGTCAGCACGTACACGCCGGCGACCGGCTCGGGCACGCCGGCCAGCGCGATCCGTCGACCCGGCCGCAGCGCGGGATCACCCTCGGCCGTGCCCTCGGCGGTGACCAGCGCGGCGACCCGGGCGTCCAGCCCGGCCTGGGCCAGCGCGGCCAGCTCGTCGTCGCTGCGCCCGGGCTGGTCCACCGCCGTGCGTACCCCGTCCGCGCCCACGTCGCCCGGATCCGGGCGCAGCGGGATGCGCCGTCCGCTGCGGGCCTCGCCGGCCCGCTGCGCCAGCGGCTCGGCGCGTTGCGGGTGCCAGCCCAGCGCGGCGCACTCGCGGCCCGCGCGGTCCAGGTTCTCGGTGACCCGCAGCGCGTGCACGCTCTCGCCGAGCGTCAGCGCGACCGGGTCCCCGTAGCCGTCGAGGGTGAACAGCCGCAACCGGTCGCCGTCCACGGCCAGCCGCAGCCCGGCCCGACCGGCCACCTCGCGCAGCAGCTCGAGGTCGGTGTGCCGGTGCTGGAGCAGCCGGTCCAGGCGCGGCCCGTCGTCCTCGGCGGCCACACTCAGCCCCAGCCCGGCGCACAGCTCCCCGGCCAGCTCGGCGGCGGTCACCGACTCGAACACCCGCAGCTCCTGGCGCTTGCGCAGCCGATGCAGCGGGTCGTACGCCCGGATCCGGAGCAGCGCGGCGCCGTCGCCGGCGTACTCCACCTCCACGGCGGTCACCTCGCCGGCGAACAGGGTCTCCGGTTGCCCGTCCAGGCGGACGTCGACGGCGGCGCCGGGGCGTACCGGCGGGTCCAGGGCGCCCGCGCCGGGGGCGGTGGCCAGGGCCAGCTCACACTGGGTCGGCTGGTCCAGCCGGGCGGCCACCCGGATGCCGCGCAGCCGGACCGGGTCGGCCAGCGGCCGACCGTCGACGGTCACCGCCGCGGCCCGGATCACGGCCGGCCCGCTCTCGGCGTGCGGGGCTGCGGTCGCCGGTCGGCGTGCCTCTCGTCCGCGGCGCGCAGGGTGACCGGGCCGAGGGTGGCGCCGGCCCGTGTCGGGGCGGGTGGTGGTGTGGTCACGGGGCGCCTCCGGTGGTGGTGGCGTCGGGTGGTGGGCCGGCGACGCCGGTCGCCGGCACCGCCAGCGCGGTGCCGGCCGGCACCGCGAGCGGGTCGGTGATCCGGTTGTGCTCGGCGAGCAGCCGCCAGCGCAGCGGCGAGCCCAGCGCGTCGTGGGCCAGCAGGTCGAAGCGCACCCCGGACCAGCCCGGCTCGGCCGCGCCGTCGGCGGCGGCGACCACCGCCGACCCGGGCGCCACGGTCGGCGTGCTCGCCGCAGCCAGTTCCTCCTCGAAGCCGGCGCGGGCCGCGTCGGCGGTCTCCGCCACCCGCACCAGGCGCAGGCGCAGCCAGGAGCGCCGCGGTGTGCCGGTGAGGGTGAACGCGTCGAAGCGCTCCGCGATCGCCGTGATCACGCCGGGCACGTTCCAGGTCTTGCCCCAGACCAGCCGGACCAGCGGCGGGCGCGGCCAGCCGTGCTCGACGGTCGAGTTCTCCGCCAGCATCCACAGCGGACGGGTCAGCGCGCGCACGTCGGCCGGGCGGGTCGGTGACTCCACGAAGTCGATGTCGAAGAGCAGGTCCAGCACCAGCTCGGTCCGACCGCCGCCGGTGAAGACCAGTGGATCGTCGGCCCGGCCGGCGCCGACGAGCGGCCCGTCGGGGCCGCCGCGCGGGCGTACCCCGGCCAGCCGGGTCACCTGCACGGTCTCCGGGTTGAGCAGGCAGTCGACCCGGGTTCCGGACTCGTCCACGAGGAAGGCGACGCGCTCCATCAGCCACCCGCCTGTTCCCGGTCCAGCCGGGCCGTGTCGCCCCACGGCACGGCCCGCGTCACCGGGGTCCACCGCACCGGCTCGCCCGGCAGCGCCGGCCACGGATCCGCGTGCGCCGCGCCGCCCTCGGTCGCCCGGCCCGCGCCGGTCGGCGCCGGGGCAGTGGTGCGGATCGGCTCTGCGTCGGTCGGCAGGGCGGGCCAGGGGCCGGCGGACGCGGGGCGGGCGGGTCGCTGCCCCGGTCGCGCCGGGAACTCGCCGCCGGGTGCCGCGTCGTGTGCGTCCGGGTACGGCGAGCCCGTGACCTGCCCTGGGTGATGGCCGGCGGACTCGGCGAGAACACGCCGGCCGTCGCGGGTGGCCGGTGCCGGCCGCAGCGCCGGTAGCGCGGCAGCGGTCACGAACGGGTGTCCGTCCCCCCGGCTGGGCGGGAGGTCTGCACCGGCGACGTCACCCGGGTGCGGTCCGCGGCCCTGGTTGGCCGGCGCGAGGTCCTCGCGGTCGGACCGTCGGGCGGGTGACGATGTCCGCTCCGGTCCGCGCAACGGCCTACCGCCGCGCGACACGACAACGCCGGCTGCGTCGACCATGCGTGCCGAACCGACCGTGCCGGTCGTGGCCGCCGAGCCCGCGTAGCCATCCGGTCCGGTTGCGCCGGTCGCACCGGTCGCACCGGCTGCACGGGTCCCGCCGGTCGCGCCCGCGCCGCCGGCTGTGTGCGCCGTGCCGGCGATGCGCGGCGTTCTCTTCGGGCCGCCTGACCCGGGCACCGACCGGTACACCGGCGCGATGGAAGGCGCCGCGGGATCGCCCGGCCGCTCGTCACCGCCACCGCGGAGCCCGGTACCCCCCGCCGAACATCCCGTCCCGGCCGGTTCGTTCCCCACCACCGCCCAGGTGGACGCCGATCCCGGCCGCGGCGATCCCGTGTCGGGTGGTGCCGTGCCCCGTTGCGCCGGCCCGCCGTCGACCCCCGTCTCCGGCCCACCGATGGGGCCCGCCGGTGCGGCACCCCGTCCACCGATGTCCTCCCGTGCCCGGCCCTCGCGCCGACCCGTCCCGCCGCAGTCGGCACACACCCCCGACGACGCGGACCTCCCACCACCCGAGACCCCTGTCTCGCCGTCCGGGAGCTGTGGGAGATCTTGGTAGGAAACGGCCCCTCCAGGGGCCTTTTCGTACCAAGATCTCGACGGATCGGGAGCGAGGGAGCGCTGCCGGGATCGGGGCAGGCCGCGCCACAGTGCCTTCCAGCTCCGCCGCAGCCGACTCGCCCGAGCCCGTCGCGCCGGAAACCGGTCCGCGTTGCCGCGGGCAGACCGGTCCGCGTCTCCGCTCACCGGCCGACCGGCACGGGAGGAGGCGCCGGTCGGATCGGCGAGAGGTGCGTGCTCGACCCGGGGCGGGGGAAGGTCGCGCAGCAGGCCGGGCGCGTGCGCCGCCACCAGACGCCGCCAGTGCTCGGGCGGCTGGCCGGGCGGGGGCGGCACGTCCTCCGGTGACGACGGTGAGCCCGGCCCGGACAGGCGGTCGGCGGCGGCCCGCAGCGCGCGGGCCAGCCGGTCACGCGGTCGTCGGGGCGGCGGCACCGCCGGCCTCCAGCTCCAGCCCCTCGTACGCCAGGGTGAGCGCCTCGATGGCGATCTCCTGCGACAGGGTGTTGAGGTGCGCGCCCCGCCACCGGGTCGGCCAGGCGTTGATCATGTTCCAGCGCAGCACCTCGGCGGTGCCCGCCGGGTCGAGCAGCACCACCGAGACGTTGCGCCGGTTGACCGTTCCCTTCGCCGCCGCGTTCACCCAGTCCCACAGCTCGCGTGAACTGGTCAGGCCGAAGTGGAGGGTCACCGGGGCGTACTCGACCTGACCCGGCACGGCCCGGATGCGCTCGTTGCCGGCCTCCCGGTACGACAGCGCCGGTATCGCCACCTCGAAGCCGCTGACCTCGGTGAAGTGCCCGTTGGTGATGCCGTTGATGAGCAGCTTGAAGTGGTACGCGCGGTACGGGTCGACGGGTGCGCCCGGCTGCGGCGTTGCCGTGGTGGGCATGTCAGCCTCCGATCGTCTCGGTCTCGGTGCCGCCGGCCCACTGGCTCAGCTTGAACACCACGAACTCCGCGGGCTTGACCACCGCGATGCCGATGTGCGCCACCACCATCCCGGCGTCGCGGACGTCGGCCGGGTTGGTCTCCTCGTCGCACTTGACGAAGAACGCCTCCTCGGGGGTGCGGCCGAGCAGCGCGCCGTCGCGCCACACCCGGGTGAGGAACGCGCCGATGTCGCGCCGGATCGAGCGCCACAGCGTGAAGTCGTTCGGCTCGAACACCATCCACCGGGTGCCGTTGGCGATCGCCTGCTCGATGGAGATGGAGAGCCGCCGCACGTTCAGGTAGCGCCACTCGCTGGCCTCGGCGGCGAGCGTGCGCGCGCCCCAGAGCCGGATGCCCTCGCCGGCGAAGAACCG
Coding sequences within it:
- a CDS encoding GPW/gp25 family protein, which translates into the protein MRAFRFVGAGFDAGRAGGLALTAAGGLAMTEGDETVRQALYLLLSTTPGERLMRPGYGSRLHRLVFAPNDDTTAGLAIHYVRQAIRRWEPRVEVLDVDAGPDPDDPWRLVIRLDYRVRASLSPGQLVFSVDLLPADEQPGDTPDEEGTP
- a CDS encoding phage baseplate assembly protein V, coding for MIRAAAVTVDGRPLADPVRLRGIRVAARLDQPTQCELALATAPGAGALDPPVRPGAAVDVRLDGQPETLFAGEVTAVEVEYAGDGAALLRIRAYDPLHRLRKRQELRVFESVTAAELAGELCAGLGLSVAAEDDGPRLDRLLQHRHTDLELLREVAGRAGLRLAVDGDRLRLFTLDGYGDPVALTLGESVHALRVTENLDRAGRECAALGWHPQRAEPLAQRAGEARSGRRIPLRPDPGDVGADGVRTAVDQPGRSDDELAALAQAGLDARVAALVTAEGTAEGDPALRPGRRIALAGVPEPVAGVYVLTEVVHTVDADGHLTRFSTVPPDPSSAAAPPPATVTLGTVTDVDDPDGLGRARVTLPAYGDLDAGWLAVLCPGAGRGKGIVALPDPEDTVLVALPGGEPASGVVLGSLFGAIEPYDTGIVSGRSRRWSMRTGTGQSIVIDDDGRTLRLATDAGSFVELRPELTTVHAAGDLVLSAPGRAMVVRARTVDFLHAPTAEDAETAAAQARTLARAHGGG
- a CDS encoding CIS tube protein, giving the protein MERVAFLVDESGTRVDCLLNPETVQVTRLAGVRPRGGPDGPLVGAGRADDPLVFTGGGRTELVLDLLFDIDFVESPTRPADVRALTRPLWMLAENSTVEHGWPRPPLVRLVWGKTWNVPGVITAIAERFDAFTLTGTPRRSWLRLRLVRVAETADAARAGFEEELAAASTPTVAPGSAVVAAADGAAEPGWSGVRFDLLAHDALGSPLRWRLLAEHNRITDPLAVPAGTALAVPATGVAGPPPDATTTGGAP
- a CDS encoding phage tail protein, which encodes MPTTATPQPGAPVDPYRAYHFKLLINGITNGHFTEVSGFEVAIPALSYREAGNERIRAVPGQVEYAPVTLHFGLTSSRELWDWVNAAAKGTVNRRNVSVVLLDPAGTAEVLRWNMINAWPTRWRGAHLNTLSQEIAIEALTLAYEGLELEAGGAAAPTTA